One genomic region from Tautonia marina encodes:
- a CDS encoding glycosyltransferase family 4 protein, protein MRIAWYTHRYAPCLGGAETYGRAMVRRLVAEGNDVDVLTSDARDLWYFNDPRRARLDEPAVSTIDGARVRRFPVRHIPMQRYVGKLLSYVPHWPTQCRYASYMPLIPDLQRASETYDAVFAVGFPFTNFSFAAWKKARSSGAPLILTPFLHLATPGDPVHRHYTKPHQVRLLREADAVVVVTDLEADAVASWGIPRSRIVKVSMGFEPSEVCGGQGDRFRASRRIRPGQPIIGHLATLDPNKGTNDLVRAVMALNATRPADDPVALVLAGVSSPHFERFADELPSETRRWLIRTGPLSITDKADFFDAIDIFAMPSRTDSFGIVFLEAWANGKPVVAAAAGGVAEVVEHDRTGVLVPFGHVEKLSSALEWLIDQPETARRLGDAGRLRVAQGCSWDDCYTTIAAQLDCLFRRDLRVDSHATSFADRAGRANSVSFARHQAGR, encoded by the coding sequence ATGCGGATTGCCTGGTACACCCACCGCTATGCCCCGTGTCTCGGCGGTGCGGAAACCTACGGTCGGGCGATGGTCCGCCGCCTGGTGGCTGAGGGTAATGACGTCGATGTGCTGACAAGCGATGCTCGCGATCTCTGGTATTTCAACGATCCCCGACGTGCCCGCCTCGATGAGCCGGCCGTCTCGACCATCGACGGCGCTCGGGTGCGGCGCTTCCCGGTTCGACACATTCCGATGCAGCGCTATGTCGGCAAGCTCCTGAGCTATGTCCCCCACTGGCCCACCCAATGCCGATATGCCTCGTACATGCCCCTCATCCCCGACCTGCAACGGGCGAGCGAGACCTACGACGCTGTCTTTGCGGTCGGTTTTCCGTTCACGAATTTTTCCTTCGCCGCCTGGAAGAAGGCCCGGTCGAGCGGAGCGCCCTTAATCCTCACCCCCTTCCTCCACCTGGCAACGCCCGGCGATCCGGTCCACCGCCATTACACGAAACCGCATCAGGTGCGATTGCTCCGCGAAGCCGATGCCGTCGTGGTCGTCACCGATCTGGAAGCCGACGCCGTGGCAAGTTGGGGAATCCCCCGATCCCGGATCGTGAAGGTCTCGATGGGATTTGAACCGTCCGAGGTTTGCGGCGGTCAGGGGGATCGGTTTCGGGCCTCGCGACGGATTCGGCCGGGGCAGCCGATAATTGGTCATCTCGCCACCTTGGACCCGAACAAAGGGACGAACGACCTGGTCCGGGCGGTCATGGCCCTGAACGCCACGAGGCCGGCCGATGATCCGGTCGCCCTGGTTCTGGCCGGGGTCAGCTCTCCCCATTTCGAGCGATTCGCGGACGAATTGCCCTCGGAGACCCGTCGCTGGCTGATCCGAACCGGCCCCCTCTCAATCACCGATAAGGCCGACTTCTTCGACGCGATCGACATCTTTGCCATGCCGTCTCGGACCGACTCGTTCGGCATTGTCTTTCTGGAAGCCTGGGCCAACGGCAAGCCGGTCGTGGCCGCTGCCGCCGGCGGCGTGGCCGAGGTGGTCGAACACGACCGAACCGGCGTCCTCGTGCCGTTCGGACACGTCGAGAAACTCTCCTCAGCGCTGGAATGGCTCATCGATCAGCCGGAAACGGCTCGCCGTCTCGGTGATGCCGGACGTCTTCGGGTTGCGCAGGGCTGTTCGTGGGACGATTGTTACACGACCATCGCTGCGCAACTCGATTGCCTGTTCCGGCGCGACCTCCGTGTCGACTCGCACGCGACCTCCTTTGCAGATCGAGCAGGCCGGGCGAACTCGGTGAGCTTCGCTCGGCATCAGGCCGGGCGTTGA